CTGTTGCGCATCCAGATGCCCATCGGCGCCCCTCCTGGCTCGCCACCCGCTATGACGATGTGCGCCTGGTGCTCGGTGACCGGCGCTTCAGCCGCAGCGAAGCGTTTCGCCGCGACGATAGCCCGCGTGCCTTCCCACGCATCGCCGGCGGCATCGTGATGATGGACCCGCCGCAACTCACGCGAATCCGCTCGCGCGCCGCCCAGGCTTTCACTCGTCGCCGCGTCGAAGCCCTGCGCCCCCACGCCCGCGACTACGCCCATCAGTTGATCGACCGCATGCTCGCCGCCGGCCCGCCGGCTGATCTGGTCAACGACTACGCCCTGCCGTTGCCCCTGGCGCTGATCTGCGAACTGCTGGGTGTGCCGGTGCAGGACCGTGACCGTTTCAAGGTGTGGAACGACTCCCTGCTGTCGACCCGCCCTGAAGACGCGGATCAGACTCAGCGTCATCTGGGCGAGCTGGCCGCTTTCATCAAAGACCTGGTGGCCGAACGTCGACGCGAACCACGCGATGACTTCATGACCGCCCTGACCCAGGCCGACGAAAAGGCGAGTCCCTCAACGAGGAGCAATTGCTGCTGTTGTGCATTGCGATCCTGGTCGCTGGTTACGAAGGCAGTGCCTCGCAGATCCCCAACTTTATCCAGGTGCTGCTGGACAACCCTGCGCAGTGGCAACAGCTCAAGGCCGATCCCGAGCAGATACCGCAGGCAGTCGAAGAGCTGCTGCGCTACATCCCGCTGGCCTCGGCGGCGATGTTTGTGCACTACGCGCTGGAAGACATTCAGGTCGGTGAAACCCTGGTGCGCCAGGGCGACGCGGTGTTCGCCTCGATCGGCGCCGCCAACCATGACCCGGCCCGCTTTGAAAACCCACAGGCGCTGGACCTGCAACGGGATGCCAGCGGCCATTTCGGCTTTGGCCACGGCCTGCATCACTGCATCGGCTCAGCCCTGGCGCGGGTCGAATTGCAGGAGGCGCTGCACGCCCTGGTGGTGCGCCTGCCCAGCCTGCAGCGCTGTGGTGATGTGCAATGGAAAACCGCCACATTCTTTCGCGGCGCCCACTGCCTGCCGGTGACTTGGTCATGAGCCGCCCGACTGCACGCAAACGCGTGATCGTCGCCGGCACTGCATTTGGCCGTATCTACCTGCAAGCGGTGGCACGCGCCCAGGCCGACTATGAACTGGTGGGCATCCTGTCACGCGGCAATGCCTACTCGCGCGCCTGCGCCGCGCACTATGGCGTGCCGTTGTACGAGGCTGTCGAGCAAGTACCGGATGACGTCGACATCGCCTGCGTGGTGGTGCGCTCCGGCGCCACCGGCGGCGCCGGCAGCGAGCTGGCCCAGCACCTGCTGCGACGCGGCATCCACGTGCTGCAGGAACACCCGGTGCACCACCGCGAAATCGCGGCGTGCATGCAGGCCGCGCGTCAAGGCCAGGCAGCCTACGCGGTGAACACGCTGTACCCGAACATCCTCGCGATCCGGCGTTTTCTCGCCGTGGCCGAGTACCTTCGCGAACAGCAGGGGCTGGCGTACATCGACGCGGCCTGCAACAGCCAGGTGGCGTACCCGCTGCTGGACATTCTCGGGCGCCTGGCCGGTGGCCTGCGACCCTGGTGTTCGCGGCGCCCGCCACCGGGGTCGGGACGCAGCCTTTCACGCGGCTCAACGCGAGCTTCAACGGGGTGCCAATCAGCCTGCGCATCCAGAACCAGGTGCACCCCCAGGATCCGGACAACCATTCCTTCCTGTTGCATCGCCTCGAAGTGGGCTGCGAAGCCGGCGTGCTGAGCCTGGGCGACACCCATGGCCCGGTGCTGTGGAACCCGCGCCTGCATGCCCCACGGGATAACACCGACCGCCTGATCATGGCCGGCGCCGGCAGCGAACGCCTTGCCGGGCCGACGATGGTGGTGCTCGACCCGCAGCTCCCCGCGAGCTACCACCAGGTGTTCAACCAGCTCTGGCCCGACGCGGTCAGCCTTGCGCTGGGTGAACTGTGCCGCGATATCGACGACCCCGCACGCCGCCTGCGCAGCGGTGTGTGGGCGACCGAGGTGTCCATGGCCTGGCGCGAAATGAACGGCCTGATCGGCATGCCTGAACTGATCGAGCCACCGGTGCCGCGTGCGCTGCCACTGGCCGAACTCCACGCGCGTGCCGACGCCGTGCAAACCCCTTGCGGTGACGACACCGCCCAACTGCTGGGAGCCCTGCCGTTTTGAACACTGCTCAACCCTCTTCCGCTTGCAGCCATGTGCTGCTGTGGGTGCGTGACTTGCACCAGGCCGTGGCGAATTTTCGCGCCGCCGGCTTCGAGGTCACTTACGCCACCGCCGAAGCCAGCGCGCAACACGCGCACATCTGGTTCAGCCAGGGGCCGATCATCGAACTGCTGACCACGCCGCGCCATGCCTGGCTGTTCAAGTGGCCCATCGACTGCCTGGCTGGCCGGGGGGCCGGACGGCGCATGTTGCGTTGGGCCGCCCAGGGTGAAGGCTTCTGCGACCTGGCCCTGCTGTGCGAAGACCCGGCCTTGGCGCCACGCCTCAAGGGCCTGGCGGCTTGCGGCGTCAGCATGGGACGTACTGTGAATTGGCGGCGCACCTGCGCCGATGGCAGCCAGACGCGCTTTCGTTTCGTGTACCCGCGCCATGATCGCTTGCCCTTCCTGGTCACGCCCTACTCACCGTCCCAGCACCCGGCGCACAGGGTCCACTCGAATGGCGCTACCGGGTTGGCCGCGATTCATTTGGGCGTACACCCCGACGACAGAACCGCCCTCGACCTGCTGGCCGGCGATGACCCGCTGTTGCGCCTGCAACCGGCCACGCACACCGGCGTACAGGCGGTGCAAATCACCGGCCTTGCGCACCCGCTGAATCTGCACGGCGCCCAGTTGCTGGGTTGCCCGACTGCCCAAGGAGATTGCCATGCTTGATGGATGCACTGACTGGCCCGACGACTTTATCCGCCGCTACCGCGAGCAAGGCTACTGGCGCGGCGCGCCCTTGGGCGAACTGCTGCGCGAGCAGGCCCGGCGCACGCCAAACAAGGAGGCGCTGGTAGACGGCTCGCGGCGCTGGAGCTACGCCGAGCTCGACCAGCAGGCCGACCGCCTGGCCGCCGGCCTGGCCGAGCGCGGGCTGGTGGCGGGCCAGCGGGTGCTGGTGCAGTTGCCGAATATCGCCGAGTTTTTCAGCCTGACCTTCGCGCTGCTGCGCCTGGGCGTGATCCCGGTGTTTGCACTGCCGGCCCACCGCGAACATGAACTGGCGCACCTGGCACACCTCAGCCAGGCAGTGGCCTATGTGATTGTCGATCAGCACCTGGGCTTCGACTATCGCCCGTTGGCGCGCACGCTGCGCGAGCAAGTGCCGAGCCTGCAACAGGTGTGGGTGGTCGGTGCCGCCGAGGAATTCGTGCCGCTGGCGCAGTGCGTGGCCAGCCCGCGTGAATGGCCTGCGCC
The Pseudomonas poae DNA segment above includes these coding regions:
- a CDS encoding VOC family protein produces the protein MNTAQPSSACSHVLLWVRDLHQAVANFRAAGFEVTYATAEASAQHAHIWFSQGPIIELLTTPRHAWLFKWPIDCLAGRGAGRRMLRWAAQGEGFCDLALLCEDPALAPRLKGLAACGVSMGRTVNWRRTCADGSQTRFRFVYPRHDRLPFLVTPYSPSQHPAHRVHSNGATGLAAIHLGVHPDDRTALDLLAGDDPLLRLQPATHTGVQAVQITGLAHPLNLHGAQLLGCPTAQGDCHA